In Haemophilus parainfluenzae, one genomic interval encodes:
- the mltA gene encoding murein transglycosylase A: MKFRQNLAVKILSVMAAVSVLASCGSAPSKVSSKNNSSLPRTATGDDPQKFGAKYSGRNYQQAILSPVASVENKSAVVNQGDFLTQLTNVRDYSNSLTNRFASNYGKITNWVLAGANVNELAQYGINPQIMKGFDGYQNVLMTGYYSPVIHARRTAQGQYQHPIYAMPSYKRYSRAEIYNGALAGQGLELAYSDSMMDNFLLGVQGSGYVDYGDGNLNYLAYAGQNGYKYQAVGRLLVEDGEIPKEKMSIQAIREWGKANPSRVQELLERNPSYVFFKNDPTGKVKGSAGVPLVPMASVASDRNVIPSGTVLLVEVPDIDNNGNWMGTHKLHLMVALDVGGAVNGHHFDLYRGIGDQAGHIAGLSKHYGRVWVLQ, encoded by the coding sequence ATGAAATTTCGTCAAAATCTCGCCGTAAAAATTCTTTCTGTAATGGCGGCTGTTTCAGTGCTTGCATCATGTGGTTCAGCACCAAGTAAAGTCTCTTCAAAAAATAATTCTAGCTTGCCGCGTACTGCGACAGGCGACGATCCACAAAAATTTGGTGCAAAGTATAGTGGACGTAATTATCAACAAGCTATTTTAAGCCCAGTGGCTTCCGTGGAGAACAAAAGTGCGGTCGTCAACCAAGGTGATTTTTTAACACAGTTGACGAATGTTCGTGATTATTCAAATTCATTAACAAATCGCTTTGCGTCGAATTATGGCAAAATCACTAACTGGGTACTTGCAGGGGCCAATGTGAATGAATTAGCACAATACGGCATTAACCCGCAGATTATGAAAGGTTTTGATGGTTATCAAAACGTGTTAATGACAGGTTATTACTCACCGGTTATTCATGCACGCCGTACTGCACAGGGTCAATATCAACATCCAATTTATGCGATGCCAAGCTATAAACGTTATAGCCGTGCGGAAATTTACAATGGTGCATTGGCAGGACAAGGCTTAGAGCTAGCTTACAGTGATTCAATGATGGATAACTTTCTGTTAGGCGTGCAGGGGAGTGGCTATGTTGATTACGGTGACGGCAATTTAAATTATTTAGCCTATGCTGGCCAAAATGGCTATAAATATCAAGCGGTTGGTCGTTTGTTAGTAGAAGATGGTGAAATTCCAAAAGAAAAAATGTCTATTCAAGCGATTCGTGAATGGGGCAAAGCAAACCCATCTCGTGTACAGGAATTGTTAGAGCGTAACCCATCTTATGTTTTCTTTAAAAACGATCCGACAGGTAAAGTGAAAGGTTCAGCTGGTGTACCTTTAGTGCCTATGGCTTCTGTGGCTTCTGACCGCAACGTCATTCCTTCTGGTACCGTATTATTGGTTGAAGTGCCAGATATTGATAACAATGGTAACTGGATGGGCACACACAAATTGCACTTAATGGTGGCGCTTGATGTGGGCGGTGCGGTAAATGGTCACCACTTTGACTTATATCGTGGTATTGGTGATCAAGCAGGTCACATCGCTGGTTTATCAAAACACTATGGACGTGTTTGGGTACTACAATAA
- the tcdA gene encoding tRNA cyclic N6-threonylcarbamoyladenosine(37) synthase TcdA, producing the protein MARVDNYEQRFGGIGRLYTPEGLARLRQAHVCVIGIGGVGSWVVEALARSGVGQITMIDMDDICVTNINRQLPALSGNIGKLKTEVMAERVKLINPECVVNIIDDFISPDNQAEYLNRGYDYVIDAIDSVKTKAAMIAYCKRNKIKIITIGGAGGQTDPSKIQIADLSKTIQDPLLAKVRSVLRKDFNFTQNPQRKFAVDAVFSTQPLIFPKMDEGCEISATMNCANGFGAATMITATFGFFAVSRVIDKLLK; encoded by the coding sequence ATGGCTCGTGTCGATAACTACGAACAACGTTTTGGCGGCATTGGACGCCTTTATACACCAGAAGGCTTGGCGCGTTTGCGTCAGGCTCATGTGTGCGTCATTGGTATTGGCGGCGTAGGTTCGTGGGTGGTGGAAGCGCTTGCGCGAAGTGGTGTAGGGCAGATCACTATGATTGATATGGATGATATTTGTGTAACCAATATTAATCGTCAACTTCCTGCATTAAGCGGCAATATTGGCAAGCTTAAAACAGAAGTGATGGCGGAGCGCGTTAAGCTGATTAATCCAGAATGTGTGGTGAATATTATTGATGATTTCATCTCACCGGATAATCAAGCGGAATACTTAAATCGTGGCTATGATTATGTGATTGATGCCATTGATAGCGTGAAAACGAAAGCCGCCATGATTGCTTATTGCAAGCGTAATAAAATCAAGATTATTACCATTGGTGGTGCAGGTGGTCAGACTGATCCTTCGAAAATCCAAATTGCTGATTTAAGTAAAACGATCCAAGATCCATTATTGGCGAAAGTGCGGTCAGTTTTGCGTAAGGATTTTAATTTTACCCAAAATCCACAACGTAAGTTCGCAGTTGATGCGGTGTTTTCCACACAGCCTCTGATTTTCCCTAAAATGGACGAAGGCTGTGAGATATCTGCCACCATGAATTGTGCAAATGGCTTTGGTGCAGCAACCATGATAACCGCAACTTTTGGATTTTTTGCCGTTTCTCGGGTAATCGATAAGTTATTAAAATAA
- the znuA gene encoding zinc ABC transporter substrate-binding protein ZnuA translates to MKQVLKMSAISTALLTLPMMANADVLASVKPLGFITSSIANGVTDTQVLVPAGASPHDYSLKLSDVQKVKSADLVLWVGEDIDAFLAKPISQIDSKKVINISDIPEIKPLLSKVHHEHYHEGDEHEHGHDHKHGHDHKHEHAHEHHDHHHDVDENGLSVNWHLWYSPAISQIVAQKVADKLTEQYPDKKELIAKNLADFNRTLTEQSDKIKAQLAPLKDKGFFVFHDAYSYFNDAYGLNQTGYFTINPLVAPGAKTIAHIKEEIEEHRVNCLFAEPQFTPKVIDSLAQSTKVNVGRLDPIGDNVQLGPNSYANFLQATADSYAQCLSK, encoded by the coding sequence ATGAAACAAGTATTAAAAATGAGTGCAATTTCTACCGCACTTTTAACCCTTCCAATGATGGCAAATGCAGATGTGTTAGCATCCGTGAAACCCCTCGGTTTTATTACATCATCTATTGCAAACGGTGTGACAGATACACAGGTTTTAGTACCAGCTGGTGCTTCTCCACATGATTACAGCTTAAAACTTTCAGATGTGCAAAAAGTGAAATCTGCAGATTTAGTGCTTTGGGTTGGTGAAGATATTGATGCTTTCTTAGCAAAACCAATTAGCCAAATTGATAGTAAAAAAGTCATCAATATTTCTGATATTCCAGAAATTAAACCGCTTTTAAGCAAAGTCCATCATGAACATTATCATGAAGGCGATGAACACGAGCACGGTCATGATCATAAACATGGACACGATCATAAACACGAACATGCTCATGAGCATCACGATCACCATCATGATGTAGATGAAAATGGTTTAAGTGTAAACTGGCATTTATGGTATTCACCAGCCATTAGCCAAATTGTGGCACAGAAAGTGGCGGATAAATTAACAGAACAATATCCAGATAAAAAAGAGCTCATCGCGAAAAACTTAGCCGATTTTAACCGCACGTTGACCGAGCAAAGCGATAAGATCAAAGCACAATTAGCGCCACTTAAAGATAAAGGCTTCTTTGTGTTCCATGATGCTTATAGCTATTTCAATGATGCTTATGGTTTAAATCAAACCGGTTATTTCACCATTAATCCACTAGTGGCACCGGGTGCAAAAACCATTGCTCACATCAAAGAAGAAATTGAAGAACATCGTGTAAATTGTCTTTTTGCTGAGCCTCAATTCACACCAAAAGTGATTGATTCTCTTGCTCAAAGTACAAAAGTCAATGTAGGTCGTTTAGATCCTATTGGCGATAACGTACAGCTTGGTCCAAATTCTTATGCGAATTTCCTTCAAGCGACTGCTGATAGCTATGCTCAATGTTTAAGTAAATAA